A DNA window from Sylvia atricapilla isolate bSylAtr1 chromosome 6, bSylAtr1.pri, whole genome shotgun sequence contains the following coding sequences:
- the GREM1 gene encoding gremlin-1, producing the protein MVRTLYAIGALFLLMGFLLPAAEGRKRNRGSQGAIPPPVKDQPNDSEQIQTQQQSGSRHRERGKGTSMPAEEVLESSQEALHITERKYLKRDWCKTQPLKQTIHEEGCNSRTIINRFCYGQCNSFYIPRHVRKEEGSFQSCSFCKPKKFTTMTVTLNCPELQPPRKKKRITRVKECRCISIDLD; encoded by the coding sequence ATGGTCCGCACACTGTATGCCATCGGTGCCTTGTTTCTTCTGATGGGATTTCTGCTACCAGCAGCtgaagggagaaagaggaatCGTGGATCTCAAGGTGCTATCCCTCCTCCTGTCAAGGATCAGCCCAATGATTCAGAGCAAattcagacacagcagcagtcAGGCTCCAGGCATCGAGAGCGAGGAAAAGGCACCTCAATGCCTGCTGAGGAGGTGCTGGAGTCCAGTCAGGAGGCACTGCACATCACTGAGCGCAAGTACCTAAAGCGGGATTGGTGTAAAACCCAGCCCCTGAAACAAACTATCCATGAAGAGGGCTGCAACAGTCGTACCATTATCAACAGGTTCTGCTATGGCCAGTGCAATTCCTTCTACATCCCCAGGCATGTCCGTAAAGAAGAAGGCTCCTTCCAGTCTTGTTCCTTCTGCAAGCCCAAAAAATTCACCACCATGACTGTTACACTCAATTGCCCTGAGCTTCAGCCcccaaggaagaagaaaagaatcaCTCGAGTTAAGGAGTGCCGGTGTATATCTATTGACTTGGACTAA